In one Primulina eburnea isolate SZY01 unplaced genomic scaffold, ASM2296580v1 ctg128_ERROPOS2300000, whole genome shotgun sequence genomic region, the following are encoded:
- the LOC140820636 gene encoding uncharacterized protein, protein MTSQGNGLPEDNSWPELELPELLSIGTVKTLHAAIETDWDSLRRSGCQTAAGRASWKHMIHDPVAELLAGETYLRSIYEKIKKDRLNNAREISGVILAVRTLWIDSKLEAALDSLHCAGAQVVLLGAGMDARAYRLSCLKESSMFEVDFPEVLKAKTDILEAAVNAMDEKQQPILKAKSLSRVAADLTEDDWLQKLQISGFEPKKSTVWILEGILYYLSHCQAMKVLKIIAEKCQLTHTVLLADFMNKQATTLSSSTFHFYCDWPDELLPSLGFSDVTLSQIGDPDANFGLLEDPLNLFNKLRSFPRSIQNHPDDGAPCGRLYLLQASGSPNQTIS, encoded by the exons ATGACGAGTCAAGGAAATGGATTACCGGAAGACAATTCTTGGCCAGAGCTTGAGTTACCTGAATTGCTAAGTATTGGCACCGTTAAAACTCTTCATGCAGCTATTGAAACTGATTGGGACTCCCTTCGTCGATCAGGATGCCAGACGGCAGCCGGAAGAGCGTCTTGGAAACACATGATACATGATCCGGTAGCAGAGCTGCTAGCCGGCGAGACGTACCTGAGAAGCATTTATGAAAAGATTAAGAAAGACAGGCTTAATAATGCCAGGGAGATTTCGGGGGTGATTCTTGCTGTTCGAACCCTCTGGATTGATTCGAAACTCGAGGCGGCACTCGATTCCTTACATTGTGCCGGAGCTCAGGTGGTGCTGCTGGGTGCAG GAATGGATGCAAGGGCATATCGCCTCAGCTGCTTGAAAGAAAGCAGTATGTTCGAGGTTGATTTTCCAGAAGTTTTGAAAGCAAAAACTGATATTCTTGAGGCAGCTGTGAATGCAATGGATGAGAAACAACAACCCATTTTGAAAGCCAAATCATTGAGTAGAGTGGCAGCTGACTTGACTGAAGATGACTGGCTTCAAAAGCTTCAAATATCAGGATTCGAGCCGAAGAAGAGTACAGTATGGATTTTGGAGGGTATCTTGTACTATCTATCACATTGTCAGGCTATGAAAGTACTTAAAATCATTGCCGAAAAGTGCCAGCTTACCCATACAGTTCTCTTAGCAGACTTCATGAACAAACAGGCAACAACACTATCTAGCTCCACTTTTCATTTCTACTGTGATTGGCCTGATGAATTACTCCCATCTCTAGGGTTTTCCGATGTTACTCTTTCTCAGATTGGTGACCCAGATGCTAATTTCGGATTATTGGAAGATCCACTAAATTTGTTCAATAAGTTACGCAGCTTTCCTAGATCTATTCAAAATCACCCAGATGACGGTGCACCATGTGGCCGCTTGTATTTGTTGCAGGCCTCTGGTTCACCCAATCAAACAATTTCATGA
- the LOC140820614 gene encoding uncharacterized protein: MTLLQPGQRNRAKEKILQVFVDASRNFLQFAYLLSKFSKNDLEEVQKLLVSAAADCVPPDRNSFVVLQSKTGVEVCTFQFILKNASSLLDDRDPIKLEAGTKLSDLIQSFTSLSGMTREGDVALTSIRQRVVLDLRMQ; this comes from the exons GGCCAAAGGAATCGCGCAAAAGAAAAAATCTTACAAGTTTTTGTTGACGCGTCGCGCAACTTCCTTCAATTTGCTTACCTCTTATCAA AGTTCAGCAAAAATGATTTGGAGGAGGTTCAGAAGCTGCTTGTCTCTGCCGCTGCAGATTGTGTCCCTCCGGACAGGAATTCTTTTGTTGTACTCCAATCCAAAACTGGAGTTGAG GTGTGCACATTCCAGTTCATTCTGAAAAATGCATCTTCTTTACTTGATGATAGAGATCCAATCAAGTTGGAAGCCGGCACCAAACTAAGTGATCTTATACA ATCGTTTACATCTCTTAGTGGCATGACTAGAGAAGGGGATGTTGCTCTAACTTCTATCAG GCAAAGAGTTGTGTTGGACTTAAGGATGCAATAA